The Nerophis lumbriciformis linkage group LG15, RoL_Nlum_v2.1, whole genome shotgun sequence genome window below encodes:
- the LOC133616110 gene encoding nucleobindin-2-like gives MVFYSPSNMWWNHVLLVSWVLVLVHIHNVEAVPISIDRTKIKAPEMKTETAPASVDTGLHYDRYLREVIDFLEKDEHFREKLHNTDMEDIKQGKLAKELDFVSHHVRTKLDELKRQEVNRLRTLIKARHDLEGGNDIAVDHQALLKQFEYLNHMNPHTFEVDDLDRLIKSATSDLENFDKERHEEFKRYEMMKEHDRQEHLKTLDEDKRKQEEEHYEELRKKHADHPKVNHPGSENQLKEVWEETDGLDPEDFDPKTFFNLHDTNGDGFFDEQELESLFTKELEKIYDPTNEEDDMVEMEEERLRMREHVMNEVDANQDRLVSLEEFLTATNKKEFLEPDSWETLEQNQAYTDEEMREFEEHLAQQEHDLHQKSVDLQKQRDELERQQEQLNAQKMELQQAVDHMEQLKAEKQQQPPEDHIEGNAVPEIHDQDAVLVQEQHPADPVHHDASQDQNQIQNQQGAEQTHQDLPPGHQESPQDENRLQ, from the exons ATGGTCTTTTACAGCCCTAGTAAC ATGTGGTGGAATCATGTCCTGCTGGTCAGCTGGGTTCTGGTGCTTGTCCACATCCACAATGTGGAGGCAGTTCCTATCAGTATTGACAGGACCAAAATCAAAGCGCCTGAGATGAAAACTGAAACAGCTCCAGCCAGTGTG GACACTGGCCTCCACTATGACCGCTACCTCAGGGAAGTCATTGATTTTCTTGAAAAAGATGAACATTTTAGAGAAAAACTCCATAATACAGACATGGAAGACATTAAG CAAGGTAAACTAGCCAAAGAGCTGGACTTTGTAAGCCACCACGTAAGAACAAAACTGGACGAGTTGAAGAGGCAGGAGGTAAACAGACTGCGAACATTGATTAAAGCAAGGCATGACCTCGAAGGTGGAAATG ATATCGCAGTGGACCACCAGGCTCTGTTGAAACAGTTTGAATACTTGAACCATATGAATCCACACACATTTGAAGTGGATGACCTGGATCGCCTCATCAAATCG GCCACCAGCGATCTGGAGAATTTTGACAAAGAGCGACACGAGGAGTTCAAGAGGTATGAAATGATGAAGGAGCACGACAGGCAGGAACACCTAAAGACGCTGGATGAAGATAAAAGAAAGCAAGAGGAGGAGCACTATGAGGAGCTGAGGAAGAAACACGCTGACCATCCCAAAGTCAACCACCCA GGTAGCGAGAATCAGCTAAAAGAAGTGTGGGAGGAAACAGATGGTTTGGACCCTGAGGATTTTGACCCGAAAACCTTTTTCAATTTACACG ACACTAATGGAGATGGTTTCTTTGACGAGCAAGAACTGGAGTCACTCTTCACCAAAGAG CTGGAGAAAATCTACGATCCTACCAACGAGGAGGACGATATGGTGGAAATGGAGGAGGAAAGGTTACGCATGAGGGAACATGTCATGAATGAG GTGGATGCTAACCAAGACAGGCTGGTCTCATTAGAGGAGTTCCTGACTGCTACCAACAAAAAGGAATTCTTGGAGCCGGACAGTTGGGAG ACTTTGGAGCAGAACCAGGCCTACACGGACGAGGAGATGAGGGAATTTGAGGAGCACCTCGCTCAGCAGGAGCACGACCTCCACCAGAAGTCTGTTGACCTCCAGAAACAGAGAGATGAGCTGGAGAGACAACAGGAGCAGCTCAATGCGCAGAAAATGGAGCTACAGCag GCTGTGGATCACATGGAACAGCTGAAAGCTGAAAAACAGCAACAACCTCCTGAGGACCACA TCGAAGGAAACGCCGTCCCAGAGATCCACGATCAAGACGCCGTCCTCGTCCAGGAGCAGCACCCCGCAGATCCAGTCCACCACGACGCTTCCCAGGACCAGAACCAGATTCAGAACCAACAAGGGGCCGAGCAGACGCACCAGGATTTGCCGCCAGGCCACCAGGAAAGCCCACAAGACGAGAACCGCCTCCAGTGA